Proteins from a genomic interval of Mycobacterium conspicuum:
- the rbfA gene encoding 30S ribosome-binding factor RbfA: MVDHARARRLEKRIAAIVASAIEREIKDPRLAGVTIVDAKVTADLHDATVYYTVMGPTLNDEPDFAGAAAALDRAKGTLRTKVGAGTGVRFTPTLAFSRDTTSDSVARMDELLARARAADADVARVRAGAKPAGEADPYRDRGTEADAGDDHRSEN; encoded by the coding sequence ATGGTTGATCACGCTCGGGCGCGGCGGCTGGAAAAGCGGATCGCCGCGATCGTCGCCTCTGCGATCGAGCGGGAGATCAAGGACCCGCGGCTGGCCGGCGTGACCATCGTCGACGCCAAAGTGACAGCCGACCTTCACGACGCTACGGTCTATTACACCGTGATGGGACCGACGCTGAACGACGAGCCGGACTTCGCCGGCGCCGCAGCCGCGCTGGACCGGGCCAAGGGTACGTTGCGCACCAAGGTCGGCGCGGGCACCGGTGTGCGCTTCACCCCGACGCTGGCGTTCAGCCGGGACACGACGTCGGATAGCGTGGCGCGGATGGACGAGCTGTTGGCCCGCGCCCGTGCCGCGGACGCCGACGTGGCGCGGGTCCGGGCGGGCGCCAAGCCGGCGGGGGAGGCCGACCCATACCGTGACCGGGGAACGGAAGCCGACGCCGGTGACGACCATCGATCCGAAAACTGA